TATGAGAACCAACTATCTAACGCCAAAGAAAAGGCCCTAAGATTATTCGAAAACAACCTATCCTTTAGCGAATTTGGAACTAGACGTCGTAGGTCTTTCAAGACTCAAGATTTGGTCATGGAAGGTATCATGCAAGCTGTGAAGGAAAATCCTGAGAAATACAGGCCGTTGCTTTTGGGTACCTCTAACATTTTATTCGCTAAGAAGTACGGAGTCAAACCAATTGGTACAGTCGCCCATGAATGGATCATGGGTATAGCATCCATCACTGGCGATTATCCAGAGACTAACAGAATTGCCATGGATTACTGGATTAAGACATTTGGCAAAGAGCATGCAGGCCTTGCCTTGACTGATACCTTTGGTACCGACGACTTCTTAAAAAGCTTCAAGCCTCCATATTCCGATTATTACATTGGTGTTAGACAAGATTCTGGAGATCCAATAAAATACACAGAAAAGATTGCACACCATTTCCATGATGTACTGAAACTACCAAAATTCTCTAAATTCATATGTTACTCAGACTCGCTTAATATTGACAAAGCTATCGAATATGGAAAGGTTGCAGAGGCTCATGGCATAAAGTCCACCTTTGGCATAGGTACAAATTTTACGAATGATTTCCACAAAAAGTCCGATCCTTCTGTCAAAAGTGCACCAttaaatattgttattaaaCTACTAGAAGTGAATGGTAACCACTCAATTAAGATTTCAGATAATGCAGGTAAAAATATGGGTGACCCAGATACTGTAAAAAAAGTAAAGGAACAACTGGGATATGTTGAACGTCAATGGGCTGGAGGTAATGAAGCCCATCGTTCTGCTGCATGATGAACACTAGAAGAAATCTTATATGTTAAACATTACTTTTTATAATACATTGTACCTATATTAGTTGCTGAAAATCCCTGTTATTGAAAATTATTTACTGTCTCATTTATTTCTGTTATTTGTTATACTGTAGTATTTTGGATTATTTCTTAACGTTAACcttaaacaaaaaaaatacttgGATTAGTACATTCATATCAAACTATATTTGCGATATTATAATCAAATATGCAGTTCAGATTGCCTATATTTGATGTAACACTATAGTACTCTAGTattaaattgaaaaagggCAACAAGAAATAACAAACATTAAATAAATGATCTATCTATATTCTTTATGTAAACAATTAATGCTTTCAATTAAAATGATCTGGTTTGCTCACGTTAAATACGCAGCATCACATATTTGAACATGCTAGCTTTTCGAGCGAATAATCGAATTATAGGAAAAttcataaataaaataaccAATATTAGATAAACTAATATCTATAATATCATTCACATTATCGATATGTTGCATATGACAAGACCTTTGTCTGCAAAGCTAGTTACAATGCAAGCAAGattttagtttttgatCTCTATAAGAGAAAAACTCTAGTAAAGCTTGGTAACATGTTATATACTGGGTCAAATTTTGAACCATTGAAACTCTCTGCCTTCTGAGCTCATTGacaattataaaaatgaGATCCTGACTAGCATTCCAAACATCAATTTTATTTGACTTATTAGTCCTCTCACACAATATGTTAAGTAGGAAATCTAAAGTAATGAAAACACCAGTTCGACCACATCCTGCCGAACAATGTACCAGAACTGGAGTacatttcaatttttccatgatttcttcatcaactATGCTAACAAACTCAAAATAATGTGAGTCATCATAAGTACCTTTTCTTAATTCATCCACCAATCTGATAGGATCTATAGAGAGCATTGCCTTAATTTTATGAAGTGTTAGAATTTGCTTCATCCCTACACCACATGAGTCTAACCAACCTTTATATTGTATCTGGTAAACAGTCCATTGTTTAGTCTCTTTGtcgttatttttttttatgttaaAGACCCTAAGAACGCATCCATCTAAGCCACATACATTATCTATTATATCAGTAATATTAATGATGTACTTGTGACATGTTTGGCTGTTCCAATAAATATCccattttttcatattcaattcatcatctgaattcaaagaaataataattttcaCTTTAGAAGTCATCACAACTTTCCAAAAGTCATCTACAGTTGAGGGCAAGGGGGCTTGAGTAGCGATATAATGGAAATCGGGATTTATCTGAGGCAAGTTCAAGTAACTTGCATTGAAATAATCATTGAattgtttattattgtaCTTCGAAGATCCTGGAATAGTTGGGCATATTGGGACTTCACTTTCAAAATATGGATTGTAATTTGTTATCAACTGTTGATCAGCGCCTTCTTGATCCATACGTTTGGGACTCAATGAAAACTCCATGGGGCTGGTTGACACTGGGGATGGTTCTAATTTGACTCTTGTATGTTCATAAGGTAGGATGTTAGAATATCTGTTTCTATGTAAGGATTGAATTCCCTTACTTATCTCATAATTGTTCGCTGGGGTATCAAGTATATCGCTATCGGTATCAAATGATGATGTGGAAGTGCACGAATGCAGAGTCGATTTCGAGGAATTGACGTCAGTCGGAATTGTTATCTTCAAGTCCTTGGCTTgctttttcctttttgagTGTTTGTATTGTTTTTGCAAGTGTGAAAgggaatatatttttgaagagcCTGCTCTTTGCGAGTTATCGCTATCTAATGATGTCGAGGAGTTATTGTTGTAATTCAAACATCTTTCCAGTCGTTTCGTTTCTAAGACTTCTAGTAATTTGAAGTTGTCGTATATTTTCGTTAAGACAGTATCTTTGTTCTTAGCATCCGAGTAGAACTTCAGCCACTGTGGTAAGCA
This window of the Nakaseomyces glabratus chromosome L, complete sequence genome carries:
- the NPT1 gene encoding nicotinate phosphoribosyltransferase (CAGL0L02805g~Ortholog(s) have nicotinate phosphoribosyltransferase activity and role in cell-abiotic substrate adhesion, chromatin silencing at rDNA, chromatin silencing at telomere, nicotinate nucleotide salvage, replicative cell aging); the protein is MSSMTPAITSLLDTDMYKITMHAAVFTNFPDARVVYKFTNRTAQFHFNKRAVDWIKEQFRLLGDLTFTHDDVEYLAREIPFLPAKYLHYIENGFTLKPDEQIELDCQEIKGKEDQYDLHILVKGLWIDTILYEIPILALLSEAYFKFVDTDWDYENQLSNAKEKALRLFENNLSFSEFGTRRRRSFKTQDLVMEGIMQAVKENPEKYRPLLLGTSNILFAKKYGVKPIGTVAHEWIMGIASITGDYPETNRIAMDYWIKTFGKEHAGLALTDTFGTDDFLKSFKPPYSDYYIGVRQDSGDPIKYTEKIAHHFHDVLKLPKFSKFICYSDSLNIDKAIEYGKVAEAHGIKSTFGIGTNFTNDFHKKSDPSVKSAPLNIVIKLLEVNGNHSIKISDNAGKNMGDPDTVKKVKEQLGYVERQWAGGNEAHRSAA
- the PTP2 gene encoding tyrosine protein phosphatase PTP2 (CAGL0L02827g~Ortholog(s) have protein tyrosine phosphatase activity) — protein: MACAVGATVDLSGKPMNTLKYVDGIFSAVSSDPVLVIDLASHSQSFLMQNKDKSVMKVNLKLPTTLLKRPVYGFAKLIDITLDDERKALLLDLIRHTKTVVFFDNVSSFHRCLMTTYYFIEKFISYVDNSLGTEMVYVLSPSDEVNSIKFSPVETTSKKRRLNLKLEIPKKDVFVSSFKKNSDTTLYTPNSLKTYFQFRIPEMASKECLPQWLKFYSDAKNKDTVLTKIYDNFKLLEVLETKRLERCLNYNNNSSTSLDSDNSQRAGSSKIYSLSHLQKQYKHSKRKKQAKDLKITIPTDVNSSKSTLHSCTSTSSFDTDSDILDTPANNYEISKGIQSLHRNRYSNILPYEHTRVKLEPSPVSTSPMEFSLSPKRMDQEGADQQLITNYNPYFESEVPICPTIPGSSKYNNKQFNDYFNASYLNLPQINPDFHYIATQAPLPSTVDDFWKVVMTSKVKIIISLNSDDELNMKKWDIYWNSQTCHKYIINITDIIDNVCGLDGCVLRVFNIKKNNDKETKQWTVYQIQYKGWLDSCGVGMKQILTLHKIKAMLSIDPIRLVDELRKGTYDDSHYFEFVSIVDEEIMEKLKCTPVLVHCSAGCGRTGVFITLDFLLNILCERTNKSNKIDVWNASQDLIFIIVNELRRQRVSMVQNLTQYITCYQALLEFFSYRDQKLKSCLHCN